From the Synchiropus splendidus isolate RoL2022-P1 chromosome 3, RoL_Sspl_1.0, whole genome shotgun sequence genome, the window AGTgcatttcatgtcatttgaagCTCTCCTTCCTGTTTGAGAAATGTACGTGTCCCACTCACACCCATAGGATCCTGTCATGAGGTGAGGATGCAGCAGTGTGGTAGTGTTGTCTTGAAGCCTTAACTATAGAGATTATTAAATACCAAGGGGGAGATGATGAAACGGTCGTGTTTCacatttgaaactttttttgagTGAAGAAAGTCAAACATTAATTTATACtacatgactttttttctcaaaatctGCTTAAATACCAGTCAAAAGATGACATTCAGAAAATTCTGAGTTCCAGCCGAGGAAGGAGAACAGGAAAGACAAGTGATGATAGATGAAAGGCAAACAAATGGTTTGAACAAGTTTTAAATTCCTTTTCCCACCATTTCAAATACACATTGATCTGATTTCTGTTTTCAGAAACCTTCATTGTTTTGCAGTGAATCCATTATGGATATTTACTTGGTAACCGACTTGTGAAAACAACTTATGTGTTTGAGCCTTGCGTGCAGATATTCCACACATTTCCATCTATAAATCATCATGTGATCATGTACAGTTAATATGGATCTATTTAGAGTAGAACACAGCACCGTGTCTACGATCCCTCGACCGTTTGACTTACTTGGATTAAATGTTAACATCGATGGATCTCAAAGTGTCTTGTTAACCTAAGCTCAACACTCTAATATTAAAAAGAAACGCGTTTCTTGTGGGTGAACATTCATGTACGGACACACAATAgattttcaaataaattaaGATACTGCTGTTAAATAGACTGTATGAGAGTTGTGTGTTCACCTATTGTGCTTTTATGCAGAGAACTGTAGTTTACTGCTCGGATCTTCAACTGGCAACTCTGGGTCTCCACTTGATGTcagtgtggtcatgtgaccaacaacTCAGAGCAAAGCATTAGTTAAAACTAAGAAACTGTTGATGAGGAACTCATCGTGAGAGCTGCATCTCCATGACTACAAACATCAGCGGCGTCTGACTTTCCACTCTCCGTGGTCCTCTCTGTTAAAGGTGCCTGCTTCAGTGCGGGTCAGAACTTTTGACGGACAGGATACAAATCTGACCACCCCAAACAAAACTCCAGTgcacagctccgccaacaggGAACAGAGCCTGGATACTGAAGTGAGGGGAGCGGGCGGCGCCAGGTGGAGCTGGAAGCCCCGCCTCTCCGTTGAGTGACAGTTCACCTGGGGATGGACCGCTTCAGTCTCTGGACTGGTAGAACAGGATGTAGCCTGATTCCGAGTTCTTGGAAATGTCTGATGTTAAACCGTAGAACTCCTCGATGGCTTGAGCGTCAATTTTCTAgaagtcaaaataaatcaagttaGACATTAGCGGAGAGCTACGTCAGCGCAACATTAAAGTAGCACAAGTTCACATGTATGTTTGTGAAAACATGTCCTGAAAGCATTGCGTTATCAGATGAcagttattctatttattcatcatttctgCTGATAAAACTCTTCCAGAACAGTCTGCTGAGCCTGGTGCCAGCGGGCCTCGCTCCCATCCTCGTGGAAAAACACACTGAGTGGATGGGTCCATTTTTTGATGACAGCGGGaaaagttctgctgctgctggactgacttaaagtaaaataaacagatTTAATTTGGGCTCAAGTTTCcagaaaaggaaaaaggaaagagTTGCATGTGTAGGATGAGACTGTAATGGGGGGGGAAAACAACAACGATCACTGAGGCCATCTCAAAGGAGAACATGTATTAATGTGTGCTGAATATAGTTTGTCTTCAAACTGTCGCAGCTGGTATTGCGTTGCAAGATGTGTGGGTTTAAAATATACACTGATAGTTGAGAGTTTCACCGGAGAACAAATGGAGATGCAAAGCTCTGACACACAACTTTAAGATGTTCTAACGCAGGTATATTCAAAGTCTGACCCAAGGCCCACTTGAGGACCTTGATCAGAATTCACATGCTCCAACAGTCTgtcatgaaaaaatacaatttagaGATCGCTGAcgccaacacattctcactcctaaggtgaCACATATTGATCATCAGTATGAGTCTTCCAGGTTGCATGTAGACACATAAGGCTTTCAAAAGAAGTTTATATTCCCCTTCCCGCAGCATTTCCTGACGCAGTAGGCAGCACTTCACTGTCCAACATGTCAAAAATACACAACGCTCCTTGTGGTTTCCATTTTACAACACCAGGTGATGTCACTCGGTATACGTAGTATACCACGTGGGAACATGAGCTCGACTCACAGACACATTTTCGACTCTGTGAGTCGAGCTCACAGTCACGTGGTATGACATATTCGAGTTCTCGTCAAGACCAAGAGCAAAAGTAAGTAAGTGTTTGTCATACATACATAAAGAttcatttcttactgcaaatgAAATGGCAGTTactctgtcaaaataaatcaaggactgatatgctttcattggaacatgGTCCTGTATTCTGTTTGGTCTCAGTCATAGTCTTGGCCCCCTAACTGGCCGTGGTATTGACTTGGTCTCTGGGCTTCAAAGTCTTCATCTTGCGCTCTGTATGCTCTTGTCTCGACAAGGTCTCGAGTGCAACACAACTAAATATATCAAGTAACATGTCCAGTCACGTAGCAATGAGAGCTCAGGACTGAACatcaggaggggaaacattgGATTCAACTGAAAGCCTAATGTCTAATTAATGAAGTGGCCATGGAGAAGACGAGGCAGATAATGGAGCTCGTGCAGCAGCCATCGGGTGCCCCAGAAACATTTGGTAGGTGGTATATAAGCACACTTTCAAACCCAAGTGCAATGCTATAGAAGCATGTGTTTCGGACTGAAAAGAGAAACCCAGACTGAGCGGTGAAAAAGCgcgttgctgctgctgaatggCTTCCCAGCTTCCCTGTCAGCACCCTGCCAGAAGACATGTCAGGAAGAAGACGGTGATTTACTAAACCATCTAAGGCCATTATCCAGCTTCCAGCAGCCGTCGGCATCCAGCGTGAGCCAAAACCACGTCGCCTCAGCATGCTGCCGTTTGGCATCTGCTGCCAAGTAACCTTTTTAGATTGTTTTTCCTTTATCGCTCCAATAACCACTGCACACCACAGGAATCAGTGGTCCACAGAAGAGAGTTTTAATAATCCTTTTCACTAATATCCAGagatctatttattttgtttcttgGTAAACGTGTGAGCAGATTCATAACATGCATGACCATGTGTGGTGAAGACGTTTCCCAAGTTCAAACCAAAGAATCCAACAGTACAGGCCAGAGATTCGGTAGTGATGGAGATTATGAAAGAGCAGAAGGTCTTTACCTCTACGATGTCATCATCAAACAGCAGCCAGAAGCCATGGCTCTTCACGATGGTGATGTAGTGTCCTCGGTTAGGACCGCTGCAGGAGACAGACAACAGCCCTTTGATTTGGTGAACTCTAACAGATCTCACCAAAGATTTACAAACGCTGAACTTTAAACAAAAAGATATTTTTCCCTTTGAGAGACATTTTATTCCATATCAGAGCTGCATGAGTGTGAAGATGCTTCACAAGATGTTTCAACGTCCTCACATAAGCTGGATAGCAGCTACACACTGTGTGAGGGCAATTAAGACCCCTTCACACAACAGTCGACTCTGGAGAGTGTATCCTGACGGTTGCATGACAGAAATAGGTTAGAGCTTAGAAAAGCTGTGTACTGACCTTCCACAGTGGACCACCACTGCCACCAGGTCGTACATACGATCTGGATTGGTGGCATCTCCGGATGTGTTGAAGAGCCGCAGCTCCAGGGGGAAGACGACACGATAGGACAGTTTGGTATAGCGATGTAGCTGGTCCATGTATTTAAAGCGCTTTAGGTGGAGGGCAAGGATCATTGGCAGCTTTTTTACCCTCATCCTGCGTGAGAGGACGAGGATGCTTTGGTTActtataacacacacacagactcctgCCTTCACGGCATTCAGGATATTTAGTAAGCGTTTCCaatgaattaaataataaaatttgtgataaaaaaagtcacactaacagagacacaaatgcagatgaagaagatgacgtCACACACCTTTTCTGAGCTTCCTGTTTACTCCGGCACTGCTCACAGTAGTACTTATACTCACTACATAGTGTTTCTGTGTTGCTGAAGCCCCTGTTGAGAAGACATAGAAAACCTGCTTTTGTAAGGTGTGAAAATATAAAGACAGCATGACAACTCAATGAGATGAACACTGGCGGCAAGCAAATGGAAAGAAGTTTTACCGGAGACAGTGTGTGATGGAGGTATTCTGCTCTACGTCAACAGATAAATCCAGGAAGTCTTCGTCTTTACTGCTCACCTGCAGTAATAGAATGGAAAAACAATCAAATCAAATACAAGTCAATGTACTGTATAGCACTCACATTTGCAATCGAAATGAATGACCTCAAGCAGTTGATTTGACCAGTTATTATGGACTACATTGGATTATAATGCCCAATAAAGTAACAGCGCTTTCAAGATAATGGCAGTACAGgttgcaaaataaaatgtgataatGCAACACAAAGAAACAACAGCAGGTGTTAGTGTAGGATGAAATGAATGTGAGTGTTGCTTCAGCATTATTCCCCTCAGCCAACAACTATAGCGTCACTGAAGTTTTCCATTCCAACGTCTCTAGTCATCAGCACTTACGGCTTCGCAGTTGAGGCAGCGGGTCTCGTTGGTCAGTGTGCCTTGGAAGATCTCGTGGACCCACGTCTGTTGCGTTTCCTTTCCTGCGTCCCCGTCCCCCGCATCTCCTCCTGCActcaccccccctcctccattCTGCACCAGCTTTCCGTTCTGCTGCCGCTCCTGGCTCTTCTCCTCCTGTAGGAGGTCTGCGATGGTGTTGAGGAGGTAGTTGAGGAACTCATGGGCGTCCTGCTGCATGTAGTTGTCAAACAGCTCTGAGACAGATGAGGATGACATTAAAGGAAAGGGTTGAGATATTTTAAGTGAAAGGCGGAGTGTTTAAACAGTGAGCTTAAACAAATGAGAGCGATGAGTCAATCGAGGCTTTTCTGTCTAAGTTACAACATTCTCCTGCAGAATTTGGCAGGCGCCTTTATTCCCTCAGCCGTGAAATTAACTTCCAACACTCTTCACTCATCTTTGTTTGTCTCACTCTCAAATTCTCCCCAGTCAGCAGCGAGAGGAAGTCAATCTGCACTGATGAAGGATTCATTTAGATTCGACATTTCTAAGCATTAGTGTGTGATTTGCTCCTAGGCTGCCATGACAGGAAGTCACACTCCACACACATCAGCTGCCCAATTATACAAATGTGGTTGCTGCAATTTTGCATCATCCTGAAGATTACAGACTGCAACATCTGGCCTTTTCACAGCTTTAGTTGGCTGCATGTTCTTTGCCATTTTCGACCAGGGTGTGATCAAAGAGGCCATGTCATGAACCTTGACATGTCATTTGACGAAATAACTGCCACATTCCGTCTCAACATCTAGAAATGCAGAGCATGAGTCTGAATAATCTTTGTTCCATCAAACATAATACAACTTTGCTGACTTATTAGAAAGTGAAATTATCATCAGATATTATCATTGACACTGAAGGTAATTGAGCTGTGTCAAGGAGTGTGTGTGCGGTTGGGTTTATTCACACACTGACAAAACCTGATGATTCACTCTCTCACATAAACACAGAAATCTTTCCCAGACATAATAGTCAAGGGTTTCTTTTGGAGTAAAACACAGTCTAAAGTCTTCATCATCAGTCACGACTTCTTAACAAGCTCTGATTTCAATATCCATCCACATCCTTCACCCCCAGATGTCCATCCTCACTCGCCTCATTCTCCTCTTGCTTTGCTGCTCAGCATTCTTCAGCCATTACACAACACTGCCTTCACAACAGACTCCAAAACAAGGGTGTATaccattttcttttctgagaCGTGAGATGAACTTTTTGGGGGGGATAACTCCGACTTTCTTCTTCTGCGTGGCGATGCTGTTGAACAGGTCGGCAAGGCAGGTGAGAAGTGACTCCTTGCGACGTGGCTGCACCTGAAGCATATAGGAGCATGGACAAACCGAAATTGGATGTTTCGCAGTAACTTCAAAGTTCAGCTGTCCAGCTGGCTtgtgaaggagggagagaaatgGCACAGCATGGAGATGAAAATAACATGGCGCCATGTTCATCTAGGAGTAGATGACAACCATCAAAATGATCTCCACTGTCACCTGCAACAGCCTCTTTCGAGTAGTCCCTAGTTTTTCCACATCAGATTGATCGCAGAAGACATTCCAGTGCATTCTCGAGGGATGAGTGCAAAGCAAGGCCTTAGATACTGACCTTATATGCCAACACCTTCTCTCTGAACGGTCGACAGAAATACAGAGCCTGCAGCACAGAATTACAGTAGCAGGTGTTCCCAAactgcaaacagacacacacagaatatttttttaaaaacgatcaaagatattttttaaacatgtgcACCAACAGAGAAAATGGCAAGAGCCATAAAATGGGAAGTTCCTTCTCATTGAGTTGAATGAAAGATCCACCATATTCTCACGTTTTAGCGTTATTTGTTTCTGAAGAGCCACACTCACATTGACCAATCCAAAGTAGTGTTCATTAACAGGAAACTGTTCCGGTCCTATTTCCTTTTCCAAGGCTGAGGCATTGGCGCCCTGCAGAAGAGGGAAATAGTGGTTTTTTAAAGCCTCTCTAAGACATAAACACGGATGAACACAATGAGCACaattggaaaaataaattgttttcacTTGGCATGCAGCACAAAATATCCTGCATGAAAAAAAGGACaccattcatttacatttctttttcttctttttctaccTTTAATGAGgtagaatgaatgaattcacccaacttggcagaaaaaaaacaataattccaACAGTATGCAGGCTTTAGAGAGTTTGGTTGTGACAGTCAAATGGGAATTCACAGGTTCCTGGCTGATTGGATCTATGAGTTTGTCCTTTTAATCTGATGCTATGCAGTTTTTGTAAATGTAGACGGTTTCAACCAatttacacaaacaaaaactaaaatacaCAATTACTCCCTACTTCCACCCAGACTAATGAAGCCAAAATGTATTAATCGTTCACAAAAGTCATGAGTAGATTTAGTAATGTAGGTTGCAATTAATAGCAAACTTTATCATCCACAGATGTGTACAAAAGTGAGTGTGCTATGTAAATAATTATACAATTTATGTGACTAAAGAGAGTTGTAAGACCGAAGAGCAGCATGGAATGTCACATAAACCAGTAGAAGCTCAACTCCAGAATACCCTGCCGTTTGTTTACAGTTTAAGCCTGTGGGTCATTCGTCGGTCAGTAAACAAGCTGGTGAAATTTGCCATTTAGTTTAGCTTGTGTTGGTTCAGAGCAGCTAATGTGTAACAGCATCAATGTCTACATCAGTCTAGAATTACAACCACAGTGAAGAGCTTATTGCTGTCAGCACGCACACATTCACACTGTCAACGCAGCGTCAACGCATTGGAAATATACACTAGCAGACAACACCTTCTCAACAGTCTGATCAAAAGTCAGAGTCACAAGTTAATCCTCGAGATTTAAGCTGCTTTGAGGTCAAGATGCCAACAGAACTGTCACGCAGCAGAGCAAATAAAGTCAGTTCTGACTGGTTATCCACCGGACTTGACACTTTCATTCACAGGACAAAGGTTAACGTTTATATAGGAATAACACCTATTTCAGGAAGCTCAATTACGATAAGGTGAATGTGACCGGTGCAGACAGGCAAGTTTAATCAATACATATTACATTTTATCATGAGGCTGGGTTTAAAACAGCCAATTCAGGGGTCTTAAAAATGGCTGACGTTTTGCTATTTCGATCAGAAGGTCAGCATAAATAGGCATATGGGCACCAATCTAACAATCTACCAAAAAAGGTCAAATCCACAGCGCATGCCCGAGGACACACAGACCACTTCCAGTCACTTTAACCTGAAAGGTTCTACTTAGCCTAAGAGGACTTTCTTTGCACAATTGGAACAGAAAACTCATGACATAATCTTGATGCCCTATGGATTGTCAGTAATCAACATAGAATTTCTATATTTCTGAAATGACTTTCTGACTGGGTCACATCTTTACACTGTGTCTGGGTGCTTCTTTCCAGGTCAACAACCTATCTAGCCTTGTTGCAAGTAAAAATGCACATAACTGGCATCCACTCAGGCGCATAGTGTAAAAGATGTTTGGGAGAACTATAGTTCCAAAAACGTGTATAGGTGTTATGCTGTTCATGAACAAAATAAGTGCCAAATCAGTCAATTCAGGAAGCGTTGACCCAAAAACTAGTAACATTTTAGTTTGTGACATTACATTCTACAGAATTCACGCGAGAAAATATAAACGGAATTACACTTATAACATAAACACACGGAATGACCCCAAGATGGTGCACTTTGTGGTCATGCTGATAAAACGACACTACTATACTATATTGCAGTTGGCAATGAAACCATAAGTATTTTTCGGTCCACCTTCGTTGGCTGGTTTATGGAGTGAACCATTAACCGGAGAAGCATCCTGCAACAGGAAGTGATTCATTCGCCCATCAGGTCTTATATAGGTTGTGTGTTATGAGCTGTCATTGATCGTGATGACTCACAGTCACAGAGATTTCCACACACGGAAGTGTATATAAAGTGTCACGACGGACAACAATGCTACTTATCCAGATGTGGAATCGACTAGCAAGCTCACTGAGCAAGTTTCAGCAATGGTCAACCCTGCCCCTCTTCTGTAAACAAACTACAACGCCACCAAAACCGACCCGCCCCTGTTCAAAGCCCTTTAGAGCAATTCACATTGCCCAAACATTAATCACAGCATCGCCCACGGGTCAATAATAGCACTCTAAAGTCCTTTGGAAGAGCGCATTATCTTATGTTGCCTGGTGAGACTAGCAGACAGGCTAACACAGAGCTAGCCTGCACCCTCGCCCCGGCACCGGACATCCAAGACAAAGCCGAATTCCAATGCCTCACCATCGTACAAATCGAGGCGATCTTGCGGACAGTCATCAGTATTTCCATCCGTAAGCAGCCATGTTGGTCCGAACCCCGATGTGGAAAAAGTGGGAGCCGATACGGCTGCGGAGTTCCGGGGAAGCTATCTGCTGGTGGCTACTACAACTGTCaagtcacagcagacagcgaAAACACTTCCGGTCAATGCTTACCTGTGTCTATCCAACGTAACGGCTGCCGTGACAGAGCACTTCCTATTTAAATAAAGTATGGCTCGATAGTGCAGCCATTTATATCTTACAGACGGGATTGTGGCAATGCGAAAAATTTGGAAGCAATTTTTGCTActgcaaattaaaaaaatgtaccgCTTCAAAAATATATCTGCATTAAACCAAGCAGGTAAACGTCGCTACAAATATTAATTTTACGAGACAATTGTAAAACAGATCCGTTAAACTCCATAAATTAATACGTTGATTCTACTTTGAAAACAAACCTGTACAGCTTCCGTCAATGATTAGCTTCAAGCATGTTCGCTTTACATAACTTCCTGTCTTCCACGAAGGGACAGAAGGAGTGTCTGCGGCGTTATCTTCACTTGTGGTGCGCGTCTTGGATCGGCGGGCGGTGCTTGGTGTTCAAAGTGGCACCTGGTCAAATTTGCGCtcctcatttcattttgagaattgaactcatttgttttttatttaactgtggGCGCACAGTATGTCTGTAACACCTTTGATTTGGATTTCAACGAGAAACTCCGCCCACGCGTGTTAAACACCAAGCATTTTTTAAGTTCTTACTATTGTCACATATTATAATTTCCATCTCGTTCAGGTCATCCAGATTTATATCAGGATTCATATCTAGTTTGAAATTCTcactcttttttgtttcataaatTAGAACAGAGTGACACCCCTGATGTTTACATATTTAATAAACAGTACTGTAGTAGTACTAATGATCAAAGTGGACGTCATCGATGTAGGGAAATTGAGTAGTATGATAAATCATTTTGGGACTAATCTGTCGTCATTTTGAAAGTTACTCCACTTCATTACACTTCATTACACAGAATTATATTTGGCTTTCATTCCATGATCATGAGTCATTGCTTTAACCTATTCGTTACATTGAATTGTCAGTTGAGtctttgtatttttatgtaGCCCACGGGAAACGGTGCCTTCATTCTTGACTTCATGTTTGTTTCCTGCTCCATGTGGGCTGGGAATGAGACCTGGGACTGGGACTGGGAAGAGTCTCATGGGACAGCGTGGGAGGATGTTCCCAAATCTGCCTCCTCTGCACTTACACGCCTGCTCCTTGTTGGTGACACAACttgtttagtgttttttttctcatccgACTTTCAGATAATAGGCATAAAATAGAACTCATTCCTGGGATGGAATGAGATTCCACAGCTCTGGACATGCAACTGGATTAAACTTGGatgtatttatctgtctatctctatatatagatagatatatattgTTTGCTTTCTGTGTACTCTGGAAAACAGTTCATCAGCAGTAGATTGGGGGTCACCGAGTATTTTTGCTGGAGCATTATGGGAATATTGGAGTGAATTTGTGTCTGGGCGGAGCGGGCTTTGGGACTCGGAGGTCTTCATCTCCCCGGCGAGAGGACAGCTCGATGCGGCTGAGTGGCGACTCTCCACCAGGAAGCATGAGCAGCGtcggaggcggcggcggcggcggctccggGAACTTCCTGCTGGTACCGATACCAGAGTACCCGCTGCTGGACTGCGTGCCCAACAAGACGGTCAAGATCGTGGTCCTGGGAGCCAGCAACGTCGGCAAGACTGGTAAGGAGAGCGCAGCACTCTGTTTCTTGTTAGTGAAGGCCGTCCAAAGCAACCTCTGCTGACATTTTCTTCATATCGCGCATTATAAAATGTTCGTTTTATTGATGCGGGAAAAAGTACCAGACACTTTTTGAAATTAGCGTAAGaaattggacagcagggggcagcagatcGCACTTCTGACTTCGAATAAGTTtcttatataataataacacttcTAACTCTTAATCATCATTCAAGAATTCCTCGTCCTC encodes:
- the usp12b gene encoding ubiquitin carboxyl-terminal hydrolase 12 isoform X2, with the translated sequence MVHSINQPTKGANASALEKEIGPEQFPVNEHYFGLVNFGNTCYCNSVLQALYFCRPFREKVLAYKVQPRRKESLLTCLADLFNSIATQKKKVGVIPPKKFISRLRKENELFDNYMQQDAHEFLNYLLNTIADLLQEEKSQERQQNGKLVQNGGGGVSAGGDAGDGDAGKETQQTWVHEIFQGTLTNETRCLNCEAVSSKDEDFLDLSVDVEQNTSITHCLRGFSNTETLCSEYKYYCEQCRSKQEAQKRMRVKKLPMILALHLKRFKYMDQLHRYTKLSYRVVFPLELRLFNTSGDATNPDRMYDLVAVVVHCGSGPNRGHYITIVKSHGFWLLFDDDIVEKIDAQAIEEFYGLTSDISKNSESGYILFYQSRD
- the usp12b gene encoding ubiquitin carboxyl-terminal hydrolase 12 isoform X1, coding for MEILMTVRKIASICTMGANASALEKEIGPEQFPVNEHYFGLVNFGNTCYCNSVLQALYFCRPFREKVLAYKVQPRRKESLLTCLADLFNSIATQKKKVGVIPPKKFISRLRKENELFDNYMQQDAHEFLNYLLNTIADLLQEEKSQERQQNGKLVQNGGGGVSAGGDAGDGDAGKETQQTWVHEIFQGTLTNETRCLNCEAVSSKDEDFLDLSVDVEQNTSITHCLRGFSNTETLCSEYKYYCEQCRSKQEAQKRMRVKKLPMILALHLKRFKYMDQLHRYTKLSYRVVFPLELRLFNTSGDATNPDRMYDLVAVVVHCGSGPNRGHYITIVKSHGFWLLFDDDIVEKIDAQAIEEFYGLTSDISKNSESGYILFYQSRD